One genomic segment of Candidatus Hydrogenedentota bacterium includes these proteins:
- the ruvC gene encoding crossover junction endodeoxyribonuclease RuvC yields the protein MRALGFDPGTATTGYGVVERHGARLEHVAHGIISTPPDLPFAERLRIIFEETRDLLARFRPDAAAIEKVYFSQNVTTGISVAQARGVIAVAIALGNLPVGEFSPLEVKNAVVGYGKATKKQVQEMVKILLNLDALPKPDDAADALAIAICQLHSGTNRPSAIRSQ from the coding sequence ATGCGCGCTTTGGGATTTGATCCGGGTACCGCAACGACAGGGTACGGCGTCGTGGAACGCCATGGCGCGCGGTTGGAGCATGTCGCGCACGGGATCATTTCCACGCCTCCCGATCTTCCCTTCGCCGAGAGACTGCGCATCATATTCGAGGAAACCCGGGATCTTCTGGCGCGTTTTCGTCCCGATGCCGCCGCCATCGAAAAGGTCTACTTTTCGCAAAACGTGACCACCGGCATATCCGTGGCGCAGGCGCGCGGGGTCATCGCCGTGGCCATAGCCCTCGGCAATCTTCCCGTGGGCGAGTTCAGTCCGCTCGAAGTCAAGAACGCCGTCGTCGGCTACGGAAAAGCGACGAAAAAACAGGTCCAGGAAATGGTCAAAATTCTGTTGAACCTCGACGCCCTTCCAAAGCCCGACGATGCCGCCGACGCGCTGGCCATCGCCATCTGCCAGCTTCACAGCGGCACGAACCGTCCGTCCGCAATCCGCTCCCAATAA
- a CDS encoding YebC/PmpR family DNA-binding transcriptional regulator has protein sequence MSGHSKWSTIKHKKGAADAKRGKIFSRLAKEITIAAKTGGGDPAGNPRLRTVLMEARSENMPKENIERAIKKGTGELPGVSYDEVRYEGYAPGGVALIIDILTDNKNRTVAEIRHLLTRHGGSMAETNAVAWNFEQKGLIVIPKSACSDDEMLEKAIEAGAEDVDSSGDEFHEVTTGPTDLYAVAKALEGMGLKAESAKLTMIPKTTQKVEGKSVANVLKLMEALEEHDDVQNVYANFDISDEDMAAAMEG, from the coding sequence ATGTCCGGTCATTCCAAATGGAGCACCATCAAGCACAAAAAAGGCGCCGCAGACGCCAAGCGCGGCAAAATCTTTTCCCGCCTGGCGAAGGAAATCACCATTGCCGCGAAAACAGGCGGCGGCGATCCCGCGGGCAATCCGCGATTGCGCACTGTCCTGATGGAAGCGCGATCCGAAAACATGCCGAAGGAAAACATCGAACGGGCCATCAAGAAAGGCACCGGCGAGTTGCCGGGCGTTTCGTACGACGAGGTTCGTTACGAGGGGTATGCCCCCGGCGGCGTGGCGCTAATCATAGATATCCTCACCGACAACAAGAACCGCACGGTGGCCGAAATCCGCCATCTGCTCACCCGGCACGGCGGAAGCATGGCCGAAACCAACGCGGTTGCATGGAATTTCGAGCAAAAAGGTCTCATCGTGATTCCCAAAAGCGCGTGCAGCGACGATGAAATGCTCGAAAAGGCCATCGAGGCCGGCGCCGAAGACGTGGACAGCAGCGGGGACGAATTCCATGAAGTCACCACAGGCCCGACGGACCTGTATGCCGTGGCCAAGGCGCTCGAAGGCATGGGGCTCAAGGCAGAAAGCGCCAAACTGACGATGATTCCCAAAACGACCCAAAAGGTCGAGGGAAAATCCGTCGCCAATGTCCTCAAACTCATGGAAGCGCTGGAAGAACACGACGACGTGCAAAACGTCTATGCGAATTTTGACATCTCCGACGAGGACATGGCCGCCGCCATGGAAGGCTAG
- a CDS encoding sulfatase, producing MPSMNRRDFLGMTLAGLWLGAGKAWPDATAQCDGRFNVLHIMADDLCSRLGCYGDPIVQTPNIDRLAETGVRFEQAYCQFPLCNPSRASFMTGLRPDTIRVYENRVHFRENAPDAATIPQTFQKAGYSAARVGKIYHYGVPSQIGTSGLDDPASWEKIVNPRGRDVDDIGMVEVLQLGPDGKAMTVTGKGLKDTGGTLSWLAAEGGDDEQTDGKGAAEAARLLEIRANESKPFYLAVGFYRPHTPFIAPKSYFSLYPREKLVVPAIPPNLKDLFPAMALARQKAAEVAMDDSLRRHAIQAYFASTTFMDAQVGHVLDALERTGLADKTIVVFHSDHGYHLGEKNLWQKMSIFEESARVPLIIRVPRNRANGQVCRRPVELVSLHKTLADLCGIAPDSKTEGHSLRPLVENPQAKWKHAAFSQVTRTTETYSAQNRRKSAREIMGRSVRTEQWRYTEWDEGRLGRELYDHAADPAEMKNLADDPKYRKIAAKMRAILHGGGR from the coding sequence ATGCCTTCAATGAACCGCCGCGACTTTCTGGGAATGACTTTGGCCGGTCTTTGGCTGGGCGCGGGAAAGGCTTGGCCGGATGCAACCGCCCAATGCGATGGCCGTTTCAACGTCCTCCACATCATGGCCGACGATTTGTGCAGCCGGTTGGGCTGTTACGGGGATCCAATTGTCCAGACGCCGAACATTGACCGTCTTGCCGAAACCGGGGTGCGGTTCGAGCAGGCCTACTGCCAGTTCCCGTTGTGCAATCCGAGCCGCGCGTCGTTTATGACGGGCCTGCGCCCCGACACCATCCGCGTGTATGAAAACCGTGTCCACTTCCGCGAAAACGCGCCGGACGCCGCCACCATACCGCAGACGTTTCAAAAGGCGGGGTATTCCGCGGCGCGCGTGGGCAAGATTTACCACTATGGCGTACCCTCGCAGATCGGGACAAGCGGGCTCGACGATCCGGCGTCGTGGGAAAAAATCGTCAATCCGCGGGGACGCGACGTGGACGACATCGGAATGGTCGAAGTGCTGCAACTGGGTCCCGATGGAAAAGCCATGACGGTTACCGGAAAAGGCTTGAAGGATACCGGCGGGACCCTGAGCTGGCTGGCCGCCGAGGGCGGCGACGACGAGCAGACCGACGGCAAGGGCGCCGCCGAAGCGGCGCGCCTGCTCGAAATCCGGGCCAATGAATCGAAACCCTTTTACCTGGCGGTCGGCTTTTACCGTCCCCACACGCCGTTCATCGCGCCGAAATCCTATTTCAGCCTGTATCCCCGGGAAAAATTGGTCGTGCCCGCCATTCCACCCAATCTGAAGGACCTTTTTCCCGCCATGGCCCTTGCCCGTCAAAAAGCGGCGGAAGTAGCCATGGACGATAGTCTCCGCCGGCATGCCATCCAAGCCTATTTCGCTTCCACCACATTCATGGACGCGCAGGTGGGCCATGTGCTCGACGCGCTCGAACGCACGGGGCTCGCCGACAAGACCATCGTCGTTTTCCACAGCGACCACGGCTATCACCTCGGCGAAAAGAACCTGTGGCAGAAGATGAGCATTTTCGAGGAATCGGCCCGCGTGCCCCTGATCATCCGCGTGCCGCGCAACCGCGCCAACGGCCAAGTTTGCCGGCGGCCCGTGGAACTGGTTTCGTTGCACAAAACCCTTGCGGATCTCTGTGGTATCGCGCCGGACTCGAAAACAGAAGGGCACAGCCTCCGGCCGCTGGTCGAGAATCCGCAGGCCAAATGGAAGCACGCGGCCTTTTCCCAAGTGACGCGCACCACCGAAACGTATTCCGCCCAGAACCGGCGCAAATCCGCCCGGGAAATCATGGGACGGAGCGTGCGAACCGAACAATGGCGCTATACCGAATGGGATGAAGGCCGGCTTGGAAGGGAACTTTACGATCATGCCGCGGATCCGGCCGAGATGAAGAATCTCGCGGATGATCCGAAATACCGGAAAATCGCCGCGAAAATGCGCGCGATTCTGCACGGCGGAGGCCGGTAA
- a CDS encoding cytidine/deoxycytidylate deaminase family protein, producing MPEKYERPSWDDYFLEVARAIAKRSTCDRGRIGCVIARNKQLLVTGYAGAPAGLPHCDDIGHQFKKTIHEDGRETMHCVRTVHAEQNAICQAAKLGVSIDKATIYLQMTPCRVCAMLIVNAGIVRVVCERKYHAGAESEEMFRQAGIAIEYKYDEVLEYGNQAPDNVT from the coding sequence ATGCCCGAAAAATACGAGCGTCCCTCATGGGACGACTATTTTCTGGAAGTCGCGCGCGCCATCGCGAAACGATCGACGTGCGACCGCGGCCGCATCGGCTGCGTGATCGCGCGCAACAAGCAATTGCTCGTTACGGGATACGCCGGGGCGCCGGCGGGCCTTCCGCATTGCGACGATATCGGCCACCAGTTCAAGAAGACCATCCACGAGGACGGACGCGAGACGATGCATTGCGTGCGGACCGTTCACGCGGAACAGAATGCGATTTGCCAGGCGGCGAAACTTGGCGTGTCCATTGACAAGGCCACGATCTACCTTCAAATGACGCCGTGCCGCGTGTGCGCGATGCTGATCGTGAACGCCGGCATTGTGCGCGTCGTGTGCGAGCGCAAATATCACGCGGGCGCCGAATCGGAAGAAATGTTCCGCCAGGCCGGCATCGCGATCGAATACAAGTACGACGAAGTCCTCGAATACGGCAACCAGGCGCCGGACAACGTCACCTGA